The following are from one region of the Thermococcus cleftensis genome:
- a CDS encoding alpha/beta hydrolase gives MEVYKAKFGEAKLGWVVLVHGLGEHSGRYGRLIKELNYAGFGVYTFDWPGHGKSPGKRGHTSVEEAMEIIDSIIEEIGEKPFLFGHSLGGLTVIRYAETRPDKIRGLIASSPALAKSPETPGFMVALAKFLGKIAPGVVLSNGIKPELLSRNGEAVRRYVEDPLVHDRISAKLGRSIFVNMELAHREADKIKVPILLLIGTGDVITPPEGSRRLFEELAVEDKTLREFEGAYHEIFEDPEWAEEFHETIVKWLVEKSYSSAQ, from the coding sequence ATGGAGGTTTACAAGGCCAAATTCGGCGAAGCAAAGCTCGGCTGGGTCGTTCTCGTCCACGGCCTCGGCGAGCACAGCGGAAGGTATGGAAGACTGATTAAGGAACTCAACTATGCCGGCTTTGGAGTTTACACCTTCGACTGGCCCGGCCACGGGAAAAGCCCTGGCAAGAGAGGGCACACGAGCGTCGAGGAGGCGATGGAAATAATCGACTCGATAATCGAGGAGATCGGGGAGAAGCCCTTCCTCTTCGGCCACAGCCTCGGTGGTCTAACTGTCATCAGGTACGCTGAGACGCGGCCCGATAAAATACGGGGATTAATAGCTTCCTCGCCTGCCCTCGCCAAGAGCCCGGAAACGCCGGGCTTCATGGTGGCCCTCGCGAAGTTCCTTGGAAAGATCGCTCCTGGTGTTGTTCTCTCCAACGGCATAAAGCCGGAACTCCTCTCAAGGAACGGGGAAGCTGTAAGGAGGTACGTTGAAGACCCACTCGTCCACGACAGGATTTCGGCCAAGCTGGGAAGGAGCATCTTCGTGAACATGGAGCTGGCCCACAGGGAGGCGGACAAGATAAAAGTCCCGATCCTCCTTCTGATCGGCACTGGCGATGTAATAACCCCGCCTGAAGGCTCACGCAGACTCTTCGAGGAGCTGGCCGTCGAGGACAAAACCCTGAGGGAGTTCGAGGGGGCGTACCACGAGATATTTGAAGACCCCGAGTGGGCCGAGGAGTTCCACGAAACAATTGTTAAGTGGCTGGTTGAAAAATCGTACTCTTCGGCTCAATAA